The following are from one region of the Desulfovibrio sp. TomC genome:
- a CDS encoding cytochrome c3 family protein yields the protein MKRAWSLLLLALLTAWPGTALATSGGTSLRYGGGGQGTVMFDGRLHASKGFRCEDCHTKLFDTKKVAHITMADHFTDKACFKCHNNTNKTDPMAASRDCATCHRKVASNYETSTDAMAGIIATAFTGDDTAKAVLLTGNQGATAQSTACLSCHGAATPPKPVTERGKTLDLHVDVADYRHGAHANLPCATCHTGQKGAESFTQAPHAVVRPDNATCLSCHNVGLAHQIKAFGQSAHAEKLKDKVSCGNCHNPHAQPQKPQQVAYASLTAMYNAQCLACHDNAAKLKELSGKDVPDAKAAHAFLTNWSAHSRSVMCVECHTPVADPNDHLIGEKKTAVRDCATCHTDPGKSLIVVRATPHTGGAAPVTSGYFPPNQVAPVLSAVGGTAVSGVFALALLHGLGRALPRRRHTGALVSEYMYPAFVRATHWVNAALFLLLGYTGLSVRFTEASWALGLEAATRIHNVCGVLLALNFFAYVIRAVATGDIRQYLPGEQGGLRPLLLQARYYCRGIFRGEAHPYPATLERRFNPLQRMAYLVVFLVGMPVLLASGLLLLMPEAATAIIAPRPFLVAAHLTIVIGFALFFVGHLYLATTGATPLSLIKGMMTGRHEHPMDKPLSEGKPSGD from the coding sequence ATGAAACGAGCCTGGAGTCTTCTGCTCCTGGCTCTCCTGACCGCCTGGCCGGGGACAGCCCTGGCGACCAGCGGCGGGACATCCCTGCGCTACGGCGGCGGAGGTCAGGGGACCGTCATGTTCGACGGCAGGCTGCACGCGTCCAAGGGCTTTCGGTGCGAGGACTGCCACACCAAGCTTTTCGACACGAAGAAAGTGGCCCATATCACTATGGCCGACCACTTCACGGACAAGGCCTGCTTCAAATGCCATAATAATACCAACAAAACCGATCCGATGGCCGCTTCGAGGGATTGCGCCACCTGCCATCGCAAGGTGGCCTCGAATTACGAGACGTCCACCGACGCCATGGCCGGAATCATTGCCACGGCCTTTACCGGCGACGACACGGCCAAGGCCGTGCTGCTCACCGGCAACCAGGGGGCCACAGCCCAGAGTACGGCCTGCCTGTCCTGCCACGGGGCGGCCACGCCGCCAAAGCCGGTAACCGAACGCGGCAAGACCCTTGATCTGCACGTGGATGTGGCCGACTACCGGCACGGCGCCCATGCCAACCTCCCCTGCGCCACCTGCCACACCGGCCAAAAGGGCGCGGAGAGCTTTACGCAGGCGCCCCACGCCGTGGTCAGGCCCGACAACGCCACCTGCCTGTCGTGCCACAACGTGGGCCTGGCCCATCAGATCAAGGCGTTTGGCCAGAGCGCCCATGCGGAAAAGCTCAAGGACAAGGTGTCCTGCGGCAATTGCCACAACCCCCACGCCCAACCCCAAAAGCCGCAGCAGGTGGCCTATGCCTCGCTGACGGCCATGTACAACGCCCAGTGTCTGGCCTGCCACGACAACGCGGCCAAACTCAAGGAACTGTCGGGCAAGGACGTGCCCGACGCCAAGGCGGCCCACGCCTTCCTGACCAACTGGAGCGCCCACAGCCGGTCCGTTATGTGTGTGGAATGCCACACGCCCGTGGCCGATCCCAACGACCACCTGATCGGCGAGAAGAAGACCGCCGTGCGCGACTGCGCCACCTGCCACACCGACCCGGGCAAGTCGCTGATCGTGGTGCGGGCCACGCCCCATACGGGCGGCGCGGCTCCCGTCACCTCGGGCTACTTCCCGCCAAACCAGGTGGCCCCGGTGCTCAGCGCCGTCGGCGGCACGGCCGTCTCCGGCGTGTTCGCCCTGGCGCTCCTGCACGGCCTTGGCCGGGCCTTGCCCCGCCGCCGCCATACCGGGGCGCTCGTGTCGGAGTATATGTACCCGGCCTTTGTGCGCGCCACCCACTGGGTGAATGCGGCTCTGTTCCTCCTCCTCGGCTACACCGGGCTTTCCGTGCGCTTCACGGAAGCCTCCTGGGCCCTTGGCCTTGAGGCGGCTACGCGCATCCACAACGTGTGCGGCGTGCTTTTGGCGTTAAACTTCTTCGCCTACGTCATCCGGGCCGTGGCCACGGGCGACATCCGCCAGTATCTGCCGGGCGAACAGGGAGGCCTTCGGCCGCTGCTCCTCCAGGCTCGCTATTACTGCCGCGGCATCTTCCGAGGCGAGGCGCATCCCTACCCGGCGACGCTGGAGCGGCGGTTCAATCCGTTGCAACGCATGGCCTATCTGGTCGTGTTCCTCGTCGGCATGCCGGTGCTTCTCGCGTCGGGGCTGCTGCTCCTCATGCCCGAGGCCGCAACCGCGATCATCGCGCCGCGCCCGTTTCTGGTTGCGGCCCATCTGACCATCGTTATCGGCTTTGCCCTGTTTTTCGTAGGCCACCTCTATCTGGCTACGACCGGCGCAACGCCGCTGAGCCTTATCAAGGGCATGATGACGGGCCGGCATGAACATCCGATGGACAAGCCCCTTTCGGAGGGGAAGCCGTCCGGGGACTG
- a CDS encoding alpha-hydroxy-acid oxidizing protein, producing MTKDIHETESPTRRNFIKAGMVAGVGALLTPLIVKTAQAAAEAAPAAAPAAAAAGGKPKLQIGDVLRVAREKLYPICRVCPECDGVACAGEVPGMGGIGSGQAFKNNYNTLNKIDLVMRTFHDVKKPDLSITLFGQKLSMPVTSAVTGGVSYNMGKKMTEEDYVISILGGCQDAGTIGWVADGIGDQMDVFERRIAVLKQQFGGRAIVTIKPKTNEEIIKRFRMVEEAGGIAVAIDIDSAGRAARAVPGQTVEPKTPKQLAELAKSTSLPFIIKGIMTVEEAKIAVDIGAKGIAVSNHGGRVLDYTPATATVLPAIADAVKGKAVILVDGAVRRGQDVLKYLAMGADACLCGRPLVRGAHGGGRDGVALMMNIMKDELTVAMTLTGVPSARNVPANVITKVQA from the coding sequence ATGACCAAAGACATACACGAGACTGAATCCCCGACCCGCCGCAACTTTATCAAGGCCGGCATGGTGGCCGGCGTGGGGGCGCTGCTCACGCCGCTGATTGTCAAGACCGCCCAGGCCGCAGCCGAGGCCGCCCCGGCCGCCGCTCCGGCCGCTGCCGCCGCCGGAGGAAAGCCCAAGCTTCAAATCGGCGACGTGCTGCGCGTGGCCCGGGAAAAGCTCTACCCCATCTGCCGCGTCTGTCCGGAGTGCGACGGCGTGGCCTGCGCCGGCGAGGTGCCGGGTATGGGCGGAATCGGCTCCGGCCAAGCCTTTAAAAACAACTACAACACGTTAAACAAAATTGACTTGGTCATGCGGACCTTCCATGACGTGAAAAAGCCCGACCTCTCCATCACCCTTTTCGGGCAAAAACTCTCCATGCCCGTGACTTCGGCAGTCACCGGCGGCGTCAGCTACAATATGGGCAAGAAAATGACCGAGGAGGATTACGTCATTTCCATCCTCGGCGGCTGCCAGGATGCCGGCACCATCGGCTGGGTGGCTGACGGCATCGGCGACCAGATGGACGTCTTCGAGCGCCGCATCGCCGTGCTCAAGCAACAGTTTGGCGGCCGGGCCATCGTCACCATCAAGCCCAAGACCAACGAAGAGATCATCAAGCGCTTTCGCATGGTCGAGGAAGCCGGCGGCATCGCCGTGGCCATCGACATCGACTCGGCCGGCCGGGCCGCCCGGGCCGTTCCCGGCCAGACCGTGGAACCCAAAACCCCAAAACAGTTAGCCGAGCTGGCCAAATCCACGAGCCTGCCCTTTATCATCAAGGGCATCATGACCGTGGAGGAGGCCAAGATCGCCGTGGACATCGGGGCCAAGGGCATTGCCGTGTCCAACCATGGCGGCCGCGTCCTGGACTACACCCCGGCCACGGCCACGGTGCTGCCGGCCATTGCCGACGCCGTCAAGGGCAAGGCCGTCATCCTGGTGGACGGCGCGGTGCGCCGGGGCCAGGACGTGCTCAAGTACCTGGCCATGGGCGCGGACGCGTGCCTGTGCGGCCGGCCGCTGGTCCGCGGGGCCCATGGCGGCGGCCGCGACGGCGTGGCCCTTATGATGAACATCATGAAGGACGAGCTGACCGTGGCCATGACCCTGACCGGCGTTCCCAGTGCCCGCAACGTCCCGGCAAACGTCATCACGAAGGTGCAGGCATGA
- a CDS encoding substrate-binding domain-containing protein gives MNGLRSIRLYSLAGLLALTLYAGQAAAADPLTYEGASTIGHMVLPEATKLFTAKTGIPFGVIGTAGAGAGFKAVVAGQVSLGGLASEPTDKEKAALTDIEVIGYDVMGIFVHPKNTTKDLTMAQLKDIFSGKATNWKEFGGPDLPITIYSEKLDGGRATVKAFKAMVLGEAAYGPVKELDDATDCVADVAKDPSGITAASMSFAVPGVAAVSVGAAKPEAAAVQSGAYRLKRPLSLIAVKPSQEVLAFFEFMLTPPAQAIVAKSFVPAK, from the coding sequence ATGAACGGATTACGCAGCATCAGGCTTTACAGCCTGGCCGGCCTCCTGGCCCTGACCCTGTACGCCGGCCAGGCCGCCGCCGCCGATCCCCTGACCTACGAAGGGGCGAGCACGATCGGCCATATGGTCCTGCCCGAGGCCACCAAACTCTTTACCGCCAAGACCGGCATTCCCTTTGGCGTTATCGGCACGGCCGGGGCCGGGGCCGGCTTCAAGGCCGTGGTGGCCGGCCAGGTATCCTTGGGCGGATTGGCCAGCGAACCGACCGACAAGGAAAAGGCCGCCCTCACCGACATTGAGGTCATCGGCTACGACGTCATGGGCATTTTCGTGCATCCGAAAAACACCACCAAAGATCTGACCATGGCCCAGCTCAAGGACATTTTCTCGGGCAAGGCCACAAACTGGAAGGAATTCGGCGGCCCGGACCTGCCCATCACCATCTACAGCGAAAAGCTCGACGGCGGCCGGGCCACGGTCAAGGCCTTCAAGGCCATGGTCCTTGGCGAGGCGGCCTACGGCCCGGTCAAGGAACTCGACGACGCCACCGACTGCGTGGCCGACGTGGCCAAGGACCCCAGCGGCATCACCGCCGCATCCATGTCCTTTGCCGTTCCCGGCGTGGCCGCTGTCTCCGTCGGCGCAGCCAAACCCGAGGCCGCCGCGGTCCAGTCCGGGGCCTACCGCCTCAAGCGCCCCCTGTCGCTCATTGCCGTCAAGCCTTCCCAGGAAGTCCTGGCTTTTTTTGAATTCATGCTGACCCCGCCGGCCCAGGCCATCGTGGCCAAGAGCTTCGTTCCGGCGAAATAG
- a CDS encoding sigma-54-dependent transcriptional regulator: protein MTEACADGLGILLVDDEADWLQSMTLLLEVSAGFTNVRACQDSRQVLDILEAGGVGLVLLDLTMPHVCGTELLAAITERHPDVACIVLSGLNQLATAVTCMKLGAYDYCVKTDDEGRIVGAIVRAMQMLELRAESQEVVSRVVSGSLRHPEAFAAIRTHSPAMRAVFAYIEAVAKSPRPLLVTGESGVGKEALVRAAHALSGRSGPLVALNVAGLDDTAFTDTLFGHVRGAFTGAEATRRGLVEEAAGGTLFLDEIGDLAVASQVKLLRLLQEGEYYPLGCDQPRRLCARVIAATHADLAAREREGIFRRDLYFRLRTHHVAVPPLRERPEDIEPLLDHFLAEAAAALGKRKPTPPRELAPLLATYAFPGNIRELAAMVYDAVSLHTGRMLSMDSFKRCLGEAEGPPAIADDENPFAGLTSLPSFAKAEKLLLAEALARSAGRQTLAARLLGVTQSALSKRLKALRQGND from the coding sequence ATGACCGAAGCGTGCGCCGACGGCCTTGGCATCCTGCTCGTGGACGACGAGGCGGACTGGCTGCAATCCATGACCCTGCTGCTCGAGGTCTCGGCCGGCTTCACCAATGTGCGGGCCTGCCAGGACAGCCGGCAGGTTTTGGATATCCTGGAGGCGGGCGGCGTTGGCCTGGTGCTCCTCGACCTGACCATGCCCCATGTTTGCGGCACGGAACTGCTGGCCGCCATCACCGAACGCCACCCGGACGTGGCCTGCATCGTGCTGTCGGGCCTGAACCAGCTGGCCACGGCTGTAACCTGTATGAAACTCGGAGCCTACGATTACTGCGTCAAGACCGACGACGAGGGCCGCATCGTCGGGGCCATTGTCCGGGCGATGCAGATGCTTGAGCTGCGGGCCGAAAGCCAGGAAGTGGTCAGCCGGGTGGTTTCGGGCAGCCTGCGCCATCCCGAGGCCTTTGCCGCCATCCGTACGCACAGTCCGGCCATGCGGGCTGTTTTCGCCTACATCGAAGCCGTGGCCAAAAGCCCCAGGCCCCTGCTGGTCACCGGGGAATCCGGCGTCGGCAAGGAGGCCCTTGTGCGCGCCGCCCACGCGTTGAGCGGCCGAAGCGGCCCCCTGGTCGCCCTCAATGTGGCCGGGCTGGACGATACGGCCTTCACCGACACGCTTTTTGGCCATGTCCGGGGGGCCTTCACCGGGGCCGAGGCCACGCGCCGGGGGCTGGTCGAGGAGGCTGCCGGAGGGACCCTTTTTCTCGACGAAATCGGCGACCTGGCCGTCGCCTCCCAGGTGAAGCTGTTGCGTCTGCTCCAGGAGGGGGAATACTACCCCCTGGGCTGCGACCAGCCCAGACGGCTGTGCGCCCGGGTCATTGCCGCCACCCATGCCGATCTGGCGGCCCGGGAGCGCGAGGGAATTTTCCGGCGGGATCTCTATTTCCGGTTGCGCACCCACCACGTGGCCGTGCCGCCCCTGCGGGAACGCCCCGAAGACATCGAACCCTTGCTCGACCACTTCCTGGCGGAGGCGGCTGCGGCGCTTGGCAAACGCAAACCCACGCCGCCCCGGGAACTGGCCCCGCTTCTTGCGACCTATGCCTTTCCCGGGAACATCCGGGAACTGGCGGCCATGGTCTACGACGCCGTCAGCCTGCACACCGGCCGGATGCTCTCCATGGACAGCTTCAAGCGCTGCCTCGGAGAGGCCGAAGGCCCGCCCGCCATAGCCGATGACGAGAATCCCTTTGCCGGGCTGACCAGCCTGCCAAGCTTCGCCAAGGCCGAAAAGCTCCTGCTGGCCGAGGCCCTGGCCCGGTCGGCCGGCCGCCAGACCCTGGCCGCCCGGCTGCTTGGCGTCACCCAATCGGCCCTGTCCAAGCGCTTAAAGGCCCTGCGCCAGGGCAACGACTAG